GACTACAGCAGACTTTGACCACGGCGCACCTGTTTGGTCAAAAGACAACCAAAGCTTGTACTTTTCGGCGAATTTCAATCCGGATGAAGCCTTTGAACCTGCTAACAGCGAAATTTATGAACTCAACCTTACCACAACCGAAAAAAAGCCCTTGACCGACCGATATGGTCCGGATACCTCTCCTGTTCTTTCCCCTAGTGGCAAATTAATAGCTTATTCCGGATATGATGACAAATTACAGGGGTATCAGATTACTGAGTTATATGTCATGAACGCGGACGGTACGGATTCAAGGTTAATCTCAGGAAATTTTGACAGGGATATATCCAATGCTCAATGGGCTCTGGACGAAAAGGGACTTTATTTCCAATATGATGAGGAGGGCGATACAAAAATTGGTCATATCTCCCTAGCTGGCAAAGTTACTACGCTAATGGACGGTTTGGGAGGCTTGTCTCTAGGAAGACCCTACAATGCCGCAGACTTCACCGTTTCTAATGATGCCCGCTTTGCTTCTACACTTGGTGGAACCCAGCATCCTTCAGATTTGGCGGTAGGTGACAAAAACGGAAGTAAACGATTAACTTTTGTGAACGACGATTTGTTCTCTTTTCGCAAACTTGGCAAAGTGAAAGAAATTTGGTGGGAATCATCGTATGACCAAAGAAAGGTTCAAGGATGGGTAGTTACCCCTCCAGACTTCGACCCCAAGAAAAAGTATCCTTTTATTTTAGAAATTCATGGTGGCCCCTTTAGCAGTTACGGCTCAGTTTATAGCGCAGAAATACAAGCTTATGCAGCAGCAGGGTATGTAGTCCTTTACAGTAACCCTAGGGGTAGCACCAGTTATGGGGAAGAATTTGGAAATCTGATTCACCATGATTATCCCAACCATGACTATGACGATTTAATGAGTGGTGTAGATACAGTCATTAAAGAAGGATACGTAAATGAAGACGAGCTATTTGTGACCGGCGGTAGCGGTGGTGGTGTACTTACAGCATGGATAGTGGGTAAGACAGACCGTTTTAGGGCCGCCGTAGTGGCCAAACCTGTTATCAACTGGACCAGTTTTGTACTTTATGCGGACGGAGCAGCTTTTTTCTCCAAATATTGGTTCGGAAAAAAACCCTGGGAAGATCCAGAAAACTATTTCAGACGCTCCCCTCTATCCTATGTGGCCAATATCAATACCCCGACCATGTTATTGACAGGAGAAGAAGATTACCGTACGCCCATTGCCGAATCGGAACAGTTTTATACCGCCCTGAAATTAGAGGGAGTAGAGACTGCCATGGTACGGATTCCGGGAGCATCACATGGTATTGCCAATAAACCAAGCAATCTGATAGCCAAAATAGCAAGTATACTAGCCTGGTTTGAAAAGCACAAGGAATAAATCGGACTAAAAATAAAGGGAATGAGTTTTACTAAGTATATGACTCAGATAAAAAGTTCGCTGTTAAAGCTCTATGTTGAAACCACGAAAAATTAGTAATACATTTTATCGGCTTAGAAAAAATAGAATAGTCCTACTCTTCATTTTTCTGTTTTTCCAAGGTCTAATTTCTGCTCAAACGGAATTGGAGTCACTTTACACCATTTGGGAAGACGTAAATGAACCGGATTCCACACGCGCCCTAGCTCTATACGATTATATTTATGAAGGCCCTTTTTATAGTGCCCCAGATAGTGCCCTAGTCATGGCTAATCAATTATATGCCTTTACAAAGGAAACTAAATATGACAAAGGGACTGTAGATGCACTTAATCTGAAAGGGTACATTTCTTTTAGAACTGGAAACTATTCCGATGCATTTGCTTCATATAAGGAGGGACTTTCACTTTCCGAAAAAATCAACTATAAATTAGGTACAGCGGATATTTTATTAAGAACAGGTTTTATATACCATGATAATGAAGATGTGGTTAATGCATTAAAATATTATCAGAAAAGTCTAAAGATTTATCAAGAAATAGACGATTTAGATGGTATTGGATCTATCTATAATGAGTTTGGAAGTATTTATAGCGTTAAAGGCGATTTCGAAAAAGCGTTAGAGTATTATTTGAAGAGTATTGCCATAAATATGGAGCTTGATGATGAAATGGCGAATTCAGCACAATACATTAATACTGGCAACCTCTATCTGAATAAGGACGACTATGAAAAAGCACTGGAGTACTTTCACAAAGGATTGGCCATTGAAAAAGAGAGAAATGATAAACTGGGTAGGGCTTCAGCTCTTTCGGGTATTGGAAGTGTTCATTTAGAGCAAAAAAATTATACCGAGGCATTAAACTACTTGGAAAGTAGTTTAGAAATAAGTGAAAGTGTAAACGATGTGCAAGGGAGTACGTCCATCCTAATAAGTATAGCAGACCTACATCTAGATTTAGGTAACAATAAAAAAGCCATAGAATATTGTAAAAAAAGCCTTGCTCTAGCTAAGACAGTTGGTGACTTGGGCGGTCAAGAGTATTCATGTGAATGTCTTTACGAGGCCTTTAGGGCAATTGGGAATATTAATCAGGCATTGGCCTATCATGAAGAAATGATTCTCATTTCAGATAGTATTCAAACAGAAGAAACCGCCATAAAACTTCAGCAGATAGAATTTTCAAAACAAGTATTGGAAGACAGTTTGGTACAAGTGGAGAAGGATATGGAGATACAAATGAGGCATCAAGCGGAGGTTC
This sequence is a window from Maribacter aestuarii. Protein-coding genes within it:
- a CDS encoding S9 family peptidase; translation: MKRLLQLFFVLTTAFAYTQATSNLELLDIYNMEFISDPQISPDGSKILYVRNFKDIMTDKNLSSIWIVNYDGSGNRPITTGNQNDVYPRWSHDGKKIIFKSNRQDDRMKLYLMWMDTKDVTPLTNTPKAPSNISWSNDDRYLAFTMFVPKKEESIVKMPSAPEGAKWNTPPTYIDKLNYRGDGQGYIKGGNDQLFTLSIDGGTPRQLTTADFDHGAPVWSKDNQSLYFSANFNPDEAFEPANSEIYELNLTTTEKKPLTDRYGPDTSPVLSPSGKLIAYSGYDDKLQGYQITELYVMNADGTDSRLISGNFDRDISNAQWALDEKGLYFQYDEEGDTKIGHISLAGKVTTLMDGLGGLSLGRPYNAADFTVSNDARFASTLGGTQHPSDLAVGDKNGSKRLTFVNDDLFSFRKLGKVKEIWWESSYDQRKVQGWVVTPPDFDPKKKYPFILEIHGGPFSSYGSVYSAEIQAYAAAGYVVLYSNPRGSTSYGEEFGNLIHHDYPNHDYDDLMSGVDTVIKEGYVNEDELFVTGGSGGGVLTAWIVGKTDRFRAAVVAKPVINWTSFVLYADGAAFFSKYWFGKKPWEDPENYFRRSPLSYVANINTPTMLLTGEEDYRTPIAESEQFYTALKLEGVETAMVRIPGASHGIANKPSNLIAKIASILAWFEKHKE
- a CDS encoding adenylate/guanylate cyclase domain-containing protein, which produces MESLYTIWEDVNEPDSTRALALYDYIYEGPFYSAPDSALVMANQLYAFTKETKYDKGTVDALNLKGYISFRTGNYSDAFASYKEGLSLSEKINYKLGTADILLRTGFIYHDNEDVVNALKYYQKSLKIYQEIDDLDGIGSIYNEFGSIYSVKGDFEKALEYYLKSIAINMELDDEMANSAQYINTGNLYLNKDDYEKALEYFHKGLAIEKERNDKLGRASALSGIGSVHLEQKNYTEALNYLESSLEISESVNDVQGSTSILISIADLHLDLGNNKKAIEYCKKSLALAKTVGDLGGQEYSCECLYEAFRAIGNINQALAYHEEMILISDSIQTEETAIKLQQIEFSKQVLEDSLVQVEKDMEIQMRHQAEVQKKDKNRNLAIGIGLIFFLLAVGFYIRWRFVKKSRAILEKEKNRSENLLLNILPAEIAEELKEKGEASARDFELVSILFTDFKGFTEKSAELSAAELIEEINDCFKAFDLICEKHGIEKIKTIGDAYMAAGGLPVPSENSVLNTILAALEMQSYITRRILEKENTDDFTFEMRLGVHTGPVVAGIVGVKKFQYDIWGDTVNIASRMESSGAVGKVNISQETYELIKDNPTLKFTYRGKINAKGKGEIDMWFVEKI